The following proteins are encoded in a genomic region of Syntrophotaleaceae bacterium:
- a CDS encoding diguanylate cyclase: MLFVTIQRRLFFSHILAVLLVSGSIGTYFYFSSAESLMSSLRERLKNSVALVSTAVDVSDLDHVQSPEDMERPAYLHSLQVLREFRKTNPDIAYLYVMRLTGERVEFVIDSDPTEKQAKPGQEYTSVVPALMEGFARPSADEEVYEDEWGTFLSGYAPVPDGKGAYLVGIDMRADEVARKFRHLRFSGLLSLAASVILAFAFSRILSGHFTAPVSLLIAQCRAIAQGRLDERIEPNSKDELDDLIRAFNSMSDRLLESRTQQRLAEDELRSAKQHLEIRVAERTRELEEANRQLQHEVEERTKAQEALAEAARTDPLTGLLNRRAMTEHMGYHVARVIRHGRPFCLLLGDLDHFKSVNDRHGHAEGDRVLLQVAELLRSSVRREDLVGRWGGEEFLLLLPDTDIRQGRILAEKIRAAILAYEFICGGEPCHVTMSIGLAEYDGAAGVDKCLVGADKALYIAKGQGRNSVVVESP, translated from the coding sequence ATGCTTTTCGTCACGATTCAGCGCAGATTATTCTTCAGCCATATTCTCGCCGTGCTCCTGGTTTCCGGCAGCATCGGCACCTACTTCTATTTCTCCTCCGCTGAATCCCTTATGTCCAGTCTTCGGGAAAGGCTGAAGAACAGCGTTGCCCTGGTCAGTACGGCCGTCGATGTTTCCGATCTGGACCATGTGCAATCCCCGGAGGACATGGAGCGCCCGGCCTATCTCCATTCCTTGCAGGTGCTGCGTGAGTTCCGGAAGACCAACCCGGACATCGCCTACCTCTATGTGATGCGGTTGACGGGGGAGCGGGTGGAGTTCGTTATCGATTCGGACCCAACCGAGAAACAGGCAAAGCCCGGACAGGAATATACCTCTGTGGTTCCCGCTTTGATGGAAGGGTTTGCCCGGCCATCAGCCGACGAAGAAGTCTACGAGGACGAATGGGGGACATTCCTCTCCGGCTATGCACCGGTGCCGGACGGCAAGGGTGCCTACCTCGTAGGCATCGACATGCGCGCAGACGAGGTGGCCAGGAAGTTCAGACATCTCAGGTTCTCCGGATTGTTGTCACTGGCCGCGTCGGTGATCCTGGCATTCGCGTTCAGCCGCATCCTGTCAGGACACTTCACGGCCCCGGTAAGTCTGCTCATCGCCCAATGCAGGGCCATTGCCCAGGGAAGGCTGGACGAGCGGATCGAGCCCAATTCCAAGGACGAACTGGACGATTTGATCAGGGCTTTCAACTCGATGTCCGACAGGCTCCTGGAGAGCCGGACGCAGCAGCGGCTGGCCGAGGATGAGCTGCGATCAGCCAAGCAGCATCTCGAGATCAGGGTTGCCGAGAGGACCAGGGAGCTGGAGGAGGCAAACCGGCAACTGCAGCATGAGGTGGAAGAGCGTACCAAGGCCCAGGAGGCTTTGGCCGAGGCGGCTCGGACCGATCCGCTCACGGGTCTGCTCAACAGGCGGGCCATGACCGAGCACATGGGATACCATGTGGCGAGGGTGATCAGGCATGGGCGGCCCTTCTGCCTCCTGCTGGGGGACCTGGACCATTTCAAATCCGTGAACGACAGGCATGGCCACGCCGAGGGTGACAGAGTTCTTCTGCAAGTCGCGGAACTGCTTCGTTCCTCGGTCAGGCGGGAGGACCTGGTGGGCAGGTGGGGCGGAGAGGAGTTCCTCCTGCTTCTGCCGGACACGGACATCAGGCAAGGACGGATCCTGGCGGAAAAGATCCGTGCCGCAATCCTGGCATATGAATTCATTTGTGGCGGAGAGCCGTGTCATGTGACCATGAGCATCGGCCTGGCCGAGTACGACGGGGCTGCCGGAGTGGATAAGTGTCTGGTCGGGGCGGACAAGGCCCTTTACATTGCCAAGGGGCAGGGCAGGAATTCGGTGGTGGTGGAATCCCCGTGA
- a CDS encoding HAD hydrolase-like protein, with translation MIHNVLFDLDGTLTDPKEGITRCIQFSLTRLGRKAPSEEDLLWCIGPPLKDSFGQLLESNETGLLELALRHYRERYSEIGIYENNVFPDIVPTLRKIRESGFRLFLATSKPEVFAIRVLDHFDLTQFFHGIHGSELDGSLCEKADLVAHIIKTWNLDPCVTLIVGDRVHDVIGGKRNGIKTGIVSYGYGTRGEIEAAASDFVFESPSELVMFLKARETEKVSRLNF, from the coding sequence ATGATTCATAACGTGCTTTTCGATCTGGATGGTACTTTGACTGACCCTAAAGAGGGGATAACGCGTTGTATTCAATTTTCTCTTACCCGGCTGGGCAGGAAAGCGCCATCTGAAGAGGATCTTTTATGGTGCATCGGCCCGCCTCTGAAAGATTCCTTTGGCCAATTGCTCGAAAGCAATGAAACTGGTTTATTGGAATTGGCTTTGCGCCATTACCGGGAAAGATACTCGGAAATTGGAATCTACGAAAACAATGTCTTTCCGGATATTGTCCCAACCCTTCGTAAAATTCGAGAATCAGGTTTCCGATTGTTCCTGGCTACTTCCAAGCCGGAGGTTTTTGCCATTCGGGTTCTCGATCATTTCGACCTGACGCAGTTTTTCCATGGAATCCACGGCAGCGAATTGGATGGCAGTTTGTGTGAAAAAGCTGACCTGGTGGCCCATATCATCAAGACATGGAATCTTGATCCCTGCGTGACCCTTATCGTGGGAGATCGCGTGCATGATGTCATTGGCGGGAAAAGAAACGGCATCAAGACCGGAATCGTTTCCTATGGTTATGGAACCCGGGGCGAGATCGAGGCGGCAGCGTCTGATTTTGTTTTCGAATCTCCCTCTGAGCTTGTGATGTTTCTAAAAGCAAGGGAAACAGAGAAAGTGTCGCGTCTCAACTTTTGA
- a CDS encoding DUF4401 domain-containing protein, whose translation MSGSNEQLWFRLVEAGVVRGTPPEKTDSESPWYVKLLLAFSGWLAALFFLGFFSVGLQFVLDSSLLASVAGGLLIGGAFAVLRTPKNEFLEHLSLAVSLAGQGLVVFALVKAADGNEEIVWILLALLQALLAFVMPSFVHRVFSSLVAAVAFGMALTSWGWSQLVGGLVMFPAAVCWLDEFRNPRWMERRRAFGYGLVLALILLKGTAIFGYEMTGWHVREARFSAGPWLGELLTGVVVLFVVGRLLHRHGHRISEPVSIFALSGTLLFCIVSMKAQGLSVGLVVLLLGFAGSNRVLQGLGILSLLFYISTYYYLLDATLLIKSLNLLVVGLVLLLLRWLMSLLLPMAKEDGHV comes from the coding sequence ATGAGCGGCAGCAACGAACAGCTTTGGTTCAGGCTGGTCGAGGCGGGTGTGGTCAGGGGAACGCCGCCCGAAAAAACCGATTCCGAGTCTCCCTGGTATGTGAAGCTTCTGCTGGCCTTCTCCGGCTGGCTGGCGGCTCTGTTTTTCCTCGGTTTTTTCTCTGTCGGCCTGCAGTTCGTACTCGACAGCAGCCTCCTTGCCTCCGTCGCTGGCGGCCTGTTGATCGGCGGAGCCTTTGCGGTTTTGCGTACGCCGAAGAACGAATTTCTCGAACACCTCTCCCTGGCGGTCAGCCTGGCGGGACAGGGTCTGGTCGTTTTTGCCCTGGTGAAAGCCGCAGACGGCAACGAGGAGATCGTCTGGATTCTGCTGGCCCTGCTGCAGGCGTTGCTGGCTTTCGTTATGCCCAGTTTCGTTCACCGGGTCTTCTCTTCGCTGGTTGCGGCCGTCGCTTTCGGCATGGCCCTGACAAGCTGGGGTTGGTCTCAACTGGTCGGCGGGCTGGTCATGTTCCCGGCCGCCGTCTGCTGGCTCGACGAATTCCGCAATCCCCGCTGGATGGAGAGGAGGAGGGCTTTCGGCTATGGCCTGGTGCTGGCCCTGATTCTGTTGAAGGGGACAGCCATTTTCGGCTATGAAATGACAGGTTGGCACGTCCGGGAGGCTCGGTTTTCGGCCGGTCCCTGGTTGGGAGAACTGTTGACCGGCGTCGTGGTCCTCTTCGTTGTCGGACGACTGTTGCACCGTCATGGACATCGGATATCCGAGCCGGTTTCGATCTTTGCGCTCTCCGGAACCCTCCTGTTTTGCATCGTATCGATGAAGGCCCAGGGCCTTTCCGTCGGCCTGGTGGTGCTGCTGCTGGGCTTCGCCGGCTCCAACCGCGTGCTGCAGGGTTTGGGCATCCTGTCGCTGCTGTTTTACATTTCCACCTACTATTACCTGCTCGATGCTACCCTGCTG
- a CDS encoding DUF2157 domain-containing protein, whose translation MTSHRKKLIELFEQGAIPVEKIDQALTVMKVFPDSPAWRRFIDQLLLWLGSLALAFSLLFFIAYNWSEIGRFAKFGMIEAAIVLCIAAYCRFGDSMPGKAALLAATICLGVLLAFFGQTYQTGADPWQLFFTWALLMLPWAIIARFPAVWIVWVALLNISLILYHQTFRGVFLAGFDSEIELLWLLFIFNMLAHLAWEFLARLRPWLAERWAIRLLAIGAGVPLTWLVLHAIFEGMGKYFLSALIWTAWLATMLYLYRRIIPDLFMLAGCCLAGITVSITFLGRFILDDSSGGGFLLLALAVIGMGAGAAVWLKQVHRDFQS comes from the coding sequence TTGACCTCCCATCGCAAAAAATTGATTGAACTTTTCGAACAGGGGGCGATCCCGGTTGAAAAAATCGACCAGGCCCTCACAGTGATGAAGGTTTTCCCTGACAGCCCGGCCTGGCGCAGATTCATCGATCAGCTGCTGCTGTGGCTCGGCAGCCTGGCCCTGGCTTTTTCGCTCCTGTTCTTCATCGCTTATAATTGGAGTGAAATCGGGCGGTTTGCCAAATTCGGGATGATTGAAGCCGCCATCGTCCTTTGCATCGCAGCCTATTGCAGATTCGGCGATTCGATGCCGGGCAAGGCGGCTTTGCTCGCCGCCACCATCTGTCTCGGCGTTCTGCTGGCCTTTTTCGGACAAACCTATCAAACCGGCGCCGATCCCTGGCAACTGTTCTTCACCTGGGCCCTTCTCATGCTGCCCTGGGCAATCATCGCCCGTTTTCCCGCCGTCTGGATCGTCTGGGTCGCTCTTCTGAACATCTCCCTGATCCTTTACCACCAGACCTTTCGGGGGGTTTTCCTGGCTGGTTTCGATTCTGAAATCGAGCTTCTTTGGTTGCTGTTTATTTTTAACATGCTCGCTCACCTCGCCTGGGAGTTTCTGGCCCGGTTGCGCCCCTGGCTGGCAGAGCGTTGGGCCATCCGTTTGCTGGCCATCGGTGCCGGCGTGCCTCTGACCTGGCTGGTCCTGCATGCCATTTTCGAGGGAATGGGCAAATATTTTCTTTCGGCTCTGATCTGGACCGCATGGCTCGCAACGATGCTCTATCTCTATCGCAGGATCATCCCGGATCTTTTCATGCTGGCCGGCTGCTGTCTGGCCGGGATAACGGTTTCGATCACTTTTCTGGGCAGATTTATTTTGGACGATTCTTCCGGTGGCGGCTTCCTTCTTCTCGCTCTTGCAGTGATCGGCATGGGCGCCGGGGCGGCCGTCTGGCTCAAACAGGTTCATCGGGACTTCCAATCATGA
- a CDS encoding PBP1A family penicillin-binding protein — protein sequence MATLSFRPFLKKPTLVLVLILSLSLTFVFQVFGKETFATHPLLSSGYSSIKVFDREGRFVGRIPAEGRYWVSIAQIPKFLQDAVVAIEDARFYQHGGIDLKGITRALVKDVMKGEMAEGGSTITQQLIKNKYLSGEKTLDRKLTEARMAMEYERKYTKKQILEMYFNEIYYGNGAWGIAQAARLYYDKTPAQLSDAECALLAGVSKAPNRYNPRGEPAKVKSRRDLVLGRMLELKMITPKQKQTLSASPITGVKPGQAPWYLTHIRNKLVERYGAKIIEQGGLEVMAAMDLKLQALAEQTLREGVQKIAPDLQGALLCLDPQTGDVLAAAGGVDFKQSAYNRAFFAKRQPGSAIKPLIYAAAIDKGLTAAGLWNDDPVSYRRGDSQLWQPRNYNNERHGQVSLRQSLAYSNNIVAVKVLETIGAPWFADFAGSLGINLKARHDLSMALGTEEVTLNELVAAYAPLANGGLKVQPRTIIRIYNKKTQMWTQMPSVPTPVLSPATAFVTTRMLQDVMNYGTAKNLKQFAEQYPAAGKTGTTSDYRDAWFVGYTPNLITGVWVGHDKPKPGGPGFTGGRVSGPIWESFMRKALAGRQVPDFIQPETVVSLTIDPLTGMPATIECPQLKDEFFVLGTEPRDYCPEHPGEALQELPVALPIPGENEAEFDSLDPATEDETSLSSPDPTNGPVFFPQAGPFMLDPIIPEESGASNAEGEVGE from the coding sequence GTGGCCACGCTGTCATTTCGCCCTTTTCTGAAAAAACCCACGCTTGTTTTGGTCCTTATACTCAGCCTGTCCCTGACTTTTGTTTTCCAGGTCTTTGGGAAAGAAACGTTCGCAACCCATCCGCTGCTTTCGTCCGGCTATTCCTCCATCAAGGTTTTCGACCGGGAAGGGCGGTTCGTCGGCCGGATCCCCGCCGAGGGAAGGTACTGGGTGTCCATCGCCCAGATCCCCAAATTCCTGCAGGATGCCGTTGTGGCTATCGAGGATGCCCGGTTTTATCAGCATGGAGGGATAGACCTCAAAGGGATCACCCGTGCCCTGGTCAAGGATGTCATGAAGGGGGAGATGGCCGAGGGGGGATCGACCATCACCCAGCAACTGATCAAGAACAAATACCTGTCCGGAGAAAAAACCCTGGATCGGAAACTGACCGAAGCGCGCATGGCCATGGAATACGAGCGGAAATACACGAAGAAGCAGATTCTGGAGATGTATTTCAACGAGATCTACTACGGCAACGGCGCCTGGGGGATCGCTCAGGCGGCCCGGCTCTACTATGACAAGACTCCCGCCCAGCTGTCTGACGCGGAATGCGCTCTGCTGGCCGGGGTTTCGAAGGCGCCGAACCGCTACAACCCGAGGGGGGAGCCCGCCAAGGTCAAGTCGCGGCGGGACCTGGTGCTGGGACGTATGCTCGAACTCAAGATGATCACCCCGAAGCAGAAACAGACCTTGTCGGCCAGTCCCATAACCGGCGTCAAGCCCGGGCAGGCACCCTGGTACCTTACCCATATTCGCAATAAACTGGTGGAAAGATACGGTGCGAAGATCATCGAACAGGGCGGGCTGGAGGTGATGGCGGCCATGGACCTGAAACTCCAGGCCCTGGCGGAACAGACCCTGCGGGAGGGGGTGCAGAAAATCGCCCCGGACCTGCAAGGCGCCCTGCTCTGTCTCGATCCCCAGACCGGGGACGTGCTGGCCGCTGCCGGAGGGGTTGATTTCAAGCAGAGTGCGTACAATCGTGCCTTCTTTGCCAAACGGCAGCCGGGATCGGCCATCAAGCCCCTCATATACGCGGCCGCCATTGACAAGGGGCTGACGGCCGCCGGCCTCTGGAATGATGATCCGGTATCCTACCGTCGGGGAGACAGCCAGCTCTGGCAGCCTCGCAATTACAACAATGAGCGCCACGGGCAGGTGAGTCTGCGTCAGTCCCTGGCCTATTCCAACAACATCGTCGCGGTCAAGGTGCTGGAAACGATCGGCGCCCCCTGGTTTGCTGATTTTGCCGGCAGTCTCGGCATCAATCTGAAGGCCCGCCATGATCTTTCCATGGCCCTCGGGACGGAAGAAGTCACCCTGAACGAACTGGTTGCGGCTTACGCCCCCCTGGCCAACGGAGGGCTCAAGGTTCAGCCCCGGACCATCATCAGGATCTACAACAAGAAAACCCAAATGTGGACCCAAATGCCCTCGGTTCCCACGCCGGTTCTTTCTCCCGCAACCGCCTTCGTCACCACCCGGATGCTGCAGGATGTGATGAACTACGGGACGGCCAAGAACCTGAAGCAATTTGCCGAGCAATATCCTGCGGCCGGAAAAACCGGGACGACCAGCGACTACCGGGATGCCTGGTTCGTCGGCTACACTCCGAATCTGATTACAGGAGTCTGGGTGGGGCATGACAAGCCCAAGCCGGGCGGCCCAGGTTTTACCGGCGGCCGGGTCAGCGGGCCCATCTGGGAAAGCTTCATGCGCAAGGCCCTTGCCGGTCGACAGGTGCCCGACTTCATCCAGCCGGAAACTGTTGTCAGTCTCACCATCGATCCCCTTACGGGAATGCCGGCCACCATCGAGTGTCCGCAGCTGAAGGATGAATTTTTTGTCCTTGGCACAGAGCCGAGAGACTACTGCCCGGAACACCCGGGAGAAGCCCTGCAGGAACTGCCGGTTGCTTTACCCATTCCCGGCGAGAATGAGGCGGAATTCGACAGTCTGGACCCGGCTACGGAAGATGAAACCTCGCTTTCCAGTCCCGATCCAACCAACGGTCCGGTGTTTTTTCCCCAGGCCGGACCCTTCATGCTCGATCCCATTATTCCGGAAGAGTCAGGGGCGTCGAATGCAGAGGGTGAGGTGGGTGAGTAA
- a CDS encoding cupin domain-containing protein, with amino-acid sequence MGHASPAQGWYDQDENEWVIVLEGSGSILFEDGRQVVLNRGDHLYIPAHARHKVLWTEKHKPTIWLAVFF; translated from the coding sequence ATGGGTCACGCCTCACCCGCTCAGGGCTGGTACGATCAGGACGAAAACGAGTGGGTGATCGTGCTGGAGGGCTCCGGATCGATTTTGTTCGAGGATGGAAGGCAGGTTGTCCTGAATAGAGGGGATCATCTCTATATTCCCGCCCATGCACGGCATAAGGTGTTGTGGACTGAAAAGCACAAACCGACGATTTGGCTTGCTGTTTTCTTCTGA
- a CDS encoding GrpB family protein, with translation MHPSGSPIKILLVGGMRIGSPVAGDYSFYADLFSRMAREVPNTGELTRYVAFDCFADGARITFLGIEVDRIDGVPDGMVAWQLDEKKITVLDGRCRRDPLPWQREVSWLWLDHSSSSCGRDVTGEFIVRVPAEWTQVSVPMDCPFSMTGNAYVAPGQAGCDDSVELVDYDEAWPEQFSLFAEWLRNHLGDVTVCRVEHFGSTAIPGMIAKPVIDVLVEVPSLEQAKPRMLPRFIEKTWEYWWLGQHMAFVKRKTLQGVRTHHVHIMESGEGVTARLAFRDYLRAHPDDAARYAEMKRRLAATHRSNREKYTDAKSAFIAEVVRKATVKSNSAMSNRTSYCCESD, from the coding sequence ATGCATCCATCAGGAAGTCCAATCAAGATATTGCTTGTGGGTGGGATGAGGATCGGGTCGCCCGTTGCCGGGGACTACAGCTTCTATGCGGACCTGTTCTCGCGAATGGCGCGGGAAGTGCCGAACACCGGTGAGCTCACAAGATATGTGGCTTTCGACTGCTTTGCGGATGGGGCTCGGATCACCTTCCTAGGCATCGAGGTCGACAGAATCGACGGCGTTCCCGACGGAATGGTCGCATGGCAACTGGACGAGAAGAAGATCACCGTGTTGGATGGCAGGTGCAGGAGAGATCCGTTGCCGTGGCAACGGGAGGTATCGTGGCTCTGGCTCGACCATTCTTCTTCATCCTGTGGCCGAGATGTCACTGGCGAGTTTATCGTTCGCGTCCCTGCAGAATGGACTCAGGTTTCCGTCCCAATGGACTGCCCTTTCTCGATGACTGGCAACGCATACGTTGCACCAGGCCAAGCCGGATGCGACGACAGCGTCGAACTCGTGGATTATGACGAAGCATGGCCGGAGCAGTTCAGCCTGTTCGCGGAATGGCTCCGCAACCACCTTGGGGATGTCACCGTCTGCCGCGTCGAGCATTTCGGCAGCACTGCGATCCCCGGAATGATCGCAAAACCGGTAATCGATGTTCTCGTCGAGGTGCCCTCCCTGGAACAGGCGAAGCCACGAATGTTACCGCGTTTCATTGAGAAGACATGGGAATACTGGTGGCTCGGGCAACATATGGCTTTCGTCAAGAGGAAGACACTCCAGGGAGTGCGAACGCACCACGTGCATATCATGGAGAGCGGGGAGGGAGTGACTGCACGCCTTGCCTTTCGAGACTACCTGAGGGCTCATCCTGATGACGCGGCCCGCTATGCAGAAATGAAACGGCGGCTGGCCGCCACCCACAGATCGAATCGCGAGAAGTACACGGACGCGAAGTCTGCATTCATTGCCGAGGTAGTAAGGAAGGCAACGGTCAAGTCGAACTCGGCCATGAGTAACCGGACGTCATATTGTTGCGAAAGCGATTGA
- the blaOXA gene encoding class D beta-lactamase — translation MNIRLPAFLLLLPFVLATASDGFCEDAALSRLFDENNVTGTIVITNFEGTETFIHNQERADTPFIPASTFKIPNTLIALDKGVITEQDTLKWDGKDTGVADWNRDQTLESAFRASCVWFFQELAQRIGTDTYRVYLGKIGYGNAEPAPEVTTFWLEGDLRISAMEQIAFLKKVYRRELPFGSESFDTLSRIMLMEKAPSYTLWAKTGWGQRVTPQIGWYVGYVERNDGVWFFAMNMVITKPKDARFRQEITMEALRLKGIVN, via the coding sequence TTGAATATCAGACTTCCCGCCTTTTTGCTTCTGCTCCCCTTCGTCCTCGCCACGGCTTCCGACGGTTTTTGCGAAGATGCCGCCCTTTCCCGACTTTTCGATGAAAACAATGTGACAGGAACCATTGTCATTACTAATTTCGAGGGCACCGAAACCTTTATTCACAACCAGGAGCGCGCCGATACTCCTTTTATCCCGGCCTCGACCTTCAAGATACCCAATACGCTCATTGCCCTCGACAAGGGGGTGATTACCGAGCAGGATACCTTGAAGTGGGATGGGAAGGATACGGGGGTGGCCGACTGGAATCGGGACCAGACCCTGGAATCGGCCTTCAGGGCTTCATGCGTCTGGTTTTTTCAGGAACTGGCGCAACGCATCGGCACTGATACTTACCGGGTCTACCTGGGGAAGATCGGCTACGGAAACGCCGAACCAGCACCTGAAGTGACGACCTTCTGGCTGGAGGGGGACCTGCGGATCAGTGCCATGGAGCAGATAGCATTTTTGAAAAAGGTCTATCGCCGGGAACTCCCCTTCGGTTCCGAATCCTTCGATACCCTGAGCCGTATCATGCTAATGGAAAAGGCCCCTTCGTACACGCTATGGGCGAAGACCGGCTGGGGCCAGCGGGTTACGCCGCAGATCGGCTGGTATGTCGGTTACGTGGAGAGAAATGACGGCGTCTGGTTTTTTGCCATGAATATGGTCATCACCAAACCGAAAGACGCCCGCTTCAGGCAGGAAATCACCATGGAAGCGCTCAGATTGAAGGGAATTGTAAATTGA